Proteins from a genomic interval of Candidatus Acetothermia bacterium:
- the trpS gene encoding tryptophan--tRNA ligase: protein MRIFSGIQPTGELHIGNYFGAIRQWVELQEGNDCIYCIVDYHALTNEDTVPDELRRARRELALDLLACGIDPERAILFLQSDVPEHTELAWILGCVTSFGDLSRMTQFKQKAAEQEFVNGGLFYYPVLQAADILLYRADHVPVGEDQVQHLELARRIARRFNYRFGQYFPEPEPILGKGARIMSLADPERKMSKSAGPDHCVGLMEPEESIKRKVRSAVTDVGLIPGQDMSPGVANLFTILELVAPAEVVEGLRAEHRQGKLLYKNLKETLFTHLMAMLRPIRERRRELLAPGKVDEVLAAGAERARGIAREVMGEVRARVGLA from the coding sequence ATGCGTATCTTCTCTGGCATCCAACCGACAGGGGAGCTCCACATCGGGAACTACTTCGGGGCCATCCGGCAGTGGGTCGAGCTTCAGGAAGGGAACGACTGCATTTACTGCATCGTGGACTACCACGCCCTCACGAACGAGGACACCGTGCCGGACGAGCTCCGCCGGGCCCGCCGGGAGCTGGCTCTGGACCTCCTCGCCTGCGGGATCGACCCCGAGCGGGCGATCCTGTTCCTCCAATCGGACGTGCCCGAGCACACCGAGCTCGCCTGGATCCTGGGTTGTGTGACCTCGTTCGGGGACCTCTCCCGCATGACCCAGTTCAAGCAGAAGGCGGCGGAGCAGGAGTTCGTGAACGGGGGCCTGTTCTACTACCCGGTGCTCCAGGCGGCGGACATCTTGCTGTACCGCGCGGACCACGTGCCGGTGGGGGAGGACCAGGTCCAGCACCTTGAGCTGGCCCGCCGGATCGCGCGTCGGTTCAACTACCGGTTCGGCCAGTACTTCCCGGAGCCGGAGCCCATTTTGGGCAAGGGGGCCCGGATCATGTCCCTGGCCGACCCGGAGCGGAAGATGAGCAAGTCCGCGGGCCCCGATCACTGCGTGGGGCTGATGGAGCCGGAGGAATCCATCAAGAGGAAGGTGCGGTCGGCGGTGACCGACGTCGGCCTCATCCCCGGGCAGGACATGTCCCCCGGGGTCGCGAACCTGTTCACGATCCTGGAGCTGGTGGCCCCGGCCGAGGTGGTGGAGGGGCTCAGGGCGGAGCACCGGCAGGGGAAGCTCCTCTACAAGAACCTGAAGGAGACGTTGTTCACCCACCTTATGGCCATGCTTCGCCCGATCCGGGAGCGACGGCGGGAGCTCCTCGCGCCGGGAAAGGTGGACGAGGTGCTGGCCGCCGGGGCGGAGCGGGCGAGGGGGATCGCCCGGGAGGTGATGGGCGAGGTGCGGGCCCGGGTCGGATTAGCTTAG
- the glmU gene encoding bifunctional UDP-N-acetylglucosamine diphosphorylase/glucosamine-1-phosphate N-acetyltransferase GlmU encodes MAESLDVVILAAGKGTRMRSHRPKVLHPLAGLPLLEYPIRAALALAPARTVVVVGFGGDQVRAAFSGRPLQFVDQGDPRGTGHALLVAKPALSARRTLVLPGDVPLVPPAALRALLAHHGETKAELSFLTMEPPDPCAYGRVVREGGRPVRIVEAQDATADERAIREVNSGIYCLENTPHLWQALAGLSADNAKAEYYLTDLVAVFARQGKAAALLWPHAEDLMGINDRVDLARAEAALRTRLLTALMRAGVTVVDPATVYISPDATVGPDTVLHPGTHLLGRTAIGEGCAIGPGAYLVDTEVEAGARVWYSVLEGAYVGPAAQIGPYAHLRPGARIGARARVGNFVEVKAASIGEGAKASHLAYIGDAEVGAGANIGAGTITCNLQPGRKEKQRTEIGPGAFIGSNAALVAPVRIGEGAVVGAGSVITADVPPYALAVERSPQVVKPGWAKERGEQG; translated from the coding sequence ATGGCGGAATCGCTGGACGTAGTGATCCTGGCGGCGGGCAAGGGGACGCGGATGCGTTCCCATCGCCCCAAGGTCCTTCACCCCCTGGCCGGCCTGCCCCTCCTCGAATACCCAATCCGAGCCGCTTTGGCTTTGGCCCCCGCCCGTACGGTGGTGGTGGTGGGGTTCGGCGGGGACCAGGTCCGTGCCGCGTTCTCCGGGCGCCCTCTCCAGTTCGTGGACCAGGGCGACCCCCGCGGCACCGGCCACGCCTTGCTCGTGGCAAAGCCGGCGCTCTCCGCGCGCCGGACCCTGGTCCTCCCCGGCGACGTTCCCCTCGTGCCGCCGGCAGCCCTGCGGGCGCTCCTCGCCCATCACGGGGAGACCAAGGCGGAACTGTCCTTCCTTACCATGGAACCGCCCGATCCGTGCGCCTACGGCCGGGTGGTGCGGGAGGGCGGGCGCCCGGTGCGCATCGTGGAGGCCCAGGACGCCACCGCGGATGAACGGGCGATCCGCGAGGTCAACTCCGGGATCTATTGCCTGGAGAACACGCCCCACCTCTGGCAGGCCTTGGCAGGCCTTTCTGCGGACAACGCCAAAGCCGAGTACTACCTGACGGATTTGGTGGCCGTGTTCGCCCGCCAGGGGAAGGCGGCGGCCCTCCTCTGGCCGCACGCCGAGGACCTCATGGGGATCAACGACCGGGTTGACCTCGCCCGGGCCGAGGCCGCCCTGCGAACCCGCCTCCTCACCGCCCTCATGCGGGCCGGGGTCACCGTGGTCGACCCGGCCACGGTGTACATCTCCCCGGACGCCACGGTGGGGCCGGACACGGTCCTCCACCCCGGCACCCACCTCCTCGGCCGCACCGCCATCGGCGAGGGGTGTGCGATCGGCCCCGGGGCGTACCTGGTGGACACCGAGGTCGAGGCCGGGGCGCGGGTGTGGTATTCGGTGCTGGAGGGGGCGTACGTGGGGCCGGCGGCCCAGATCGGCCCCTACGCGCACCTCCGGCCGGGGGCGCGGATCGGAGCGAGGGCCCGGGTCGGGAACTTCGTGGAGGTGAAAGCGGCCTCCATCGGGGAGGGGGCTAAGGCTTCCCATCTCGCGTACATCGGTGATGCCGAGGTGGGGGCCGGGGCGAACATCGGGGCGGGGACCATTACCTGCAACTTGCAGCCCGGCCGCAAGGAGAAGCAGCGCACCGAGATCGGGCCGGGGGCCTTCATCGGCAGCAACGCCGCTCTCGTGGCCCCGGTTCGCATCGGCGAGGGGGCGGTGGTGGGGGCAGGTTCAGTGATCACCGCGGACGTTCCGCCCTATGCGCTCGCCGTTGAACGCTCCCCTCAGGTGGTCAAGCCTGGGTGGGCCAAGGAACGGGGGGAACAAGGTTGA
- a CDS encoding ribose-phosphate pyrophosphokinase — translation MNKLGLLSGRANVTLAQEVARLLGAELCPADSEALTPGRFPDGEVRVEIQQTVRGKEVFVFQPLSPPVNDHLMELLLVVDALRRASAQMICAVIPYFGYARQDRKKKGRVPISARLVANMLEAAGVHRVLTMELHAGQIQGFFNVPVDHLRSDKLFADHVKMRYPKLLTNLMVVSPDLGGVWRARRLGRELGTPIAIVEKHRIGIHDEEVEVQYVIGDVDGHDVLLVDDILATGHTLVTAAERLVEAGATQVFAACTHGLFCGDALSVLERSPLQKVFVTDTICPQHVQGHPKVEVVSVAQLIADAIRRIYNRQSVSDLLVRS, via the coding sequence TTGAACAAGTTAGGATTGCTGTCAGGCCGAGCGAACGTAACCCTCGCCCAAGAGGTGGCCAGGCTCCTCGGCGCCGAGCTGTGCCCGGCGGATTCGGAGGCCCTCACCCCGGGACGGTTCCCCGACGGGGAGGTCCGGGTGGAGATCCAGCAGACGGTGCGGGGCAAAGAGGTGTTCGTCTTCCAGCCCCTGTCTCCCCCGGTGAACGACCACCTGATGGAGCTCCTGCTCGTGGTGGACGCCCTGCGTCGGGCCTCGGCCCAGATGATCTGTGCGGTGATCCCGTACTTCGGCTATGCCCGTCAGGACCGGAAGAAGAAGGGGCGGGTGCCCATCTCCGCCCGCCTTGTAGCCAACATGCTCGAGGCGGCCGGCGTGCATCGGGTGCTGACGATGGAACTCCATGCCGGCCAAATCCAGGGGTTCTTCAACGTGCCCGTCGACCACCTGCGCAGCGACAAGCTGTTCGCCGACCACGTAAAGATGCGCTATCCCAAGCTCTTGACCAACCTGATGGTCGTCTCCCCCGATCTGGGCGGGGTGTGGCGGGCCCGTCGGCTGGGGCGGGAACTGGGAACCCCCATCGCCATCGTGGAGAAGCACCGCATCGGGATCCACGACGAGGAAGTGGAGGTGCAGTACGTCATCGGGGATGTGGACGGGCACGACGTGCTCCTGGTGGACGACATCCTCGCCACCGGGCACACCCTGGTCACCGCGGCGGAACGGCTGGTCGAGGCCGGGGCGACCCAGGTGTTCGCCGCCTGCACGCACGGCCTGTTCTGCGGCGACGCCCTGTCCGTCCTCGAACGATCCCCCTTGCAGAAGGTTTTCGTGACCGATACCATTTGCCCTCAGCATGTCCAGGGCCATCCCAAGGTCGAGGTCGTGTCGGTGGCCCAACTGATAGCGGACGCCATCCGGCGGATCTACAACCGCCAATCGGTAAGCGACCTGTTGGTGCGTAGCTAG